One region of Littorina saxatilis isolate snail1 unplaced genomic scaffold, US_GU_Lsax_2.0 scaffold_308, whole genome shotgun sequence genomic DNA includes:
- the LOC138957046 gene encoding uncharacterized protein isoform X1, with protein sequence MATSFTDQDDFYKMDDFYKMDDFYKMDDFYKMDDFYKMDDFYKMDDFYKMDDFFKMDDSSRGICLIINNVDFEFSDSLDTGPTGRGLQTQERRIAVRMAAFPYETLVTGKRDNKAAYFITPDNWNIRQDYCDQDRAAKDDRTEKRNLVAIVTGSVTRSSTGLQTGRTDVFVGNGNLLNEIFKQQHNIRNIVTVKVIPLNADVAVDPNTKVRVRMRPIGEGKDSWEHCINQDGNVALPEVQFLCISQLLCGRSSFPASATWFLETPKKCPPSSTLEAVVEIELVTPDAIKRRDASSSAVNLVLSVEIQEKEVPNIYSDPELSSLWLNTDIDRDDRALEEKSQTEAMEK encoded by the exons ATGGCAACATCTTTCACAGATCAAGATGACTTCTACAAAATGGATGACTTCTACAAAATGGATGACTTCTACAAAATGGATGACTTCTACAAAATGGATGACTTCTACAAAATGGATGACTTCTACAAAATGGATGACTTCTACAAAATGGATGACTTCTTCAAAATGGATGACAGTTCCAGAG GAATCTGTTTGATAATCAATAACGTTGATTTCGAGTTTTCTGACAGTCTGGACACAGGGCCTACCGGCAGAG GTCTGCAAACGCAAGAAAGAAGAATAGCTGTCAGAATGG CGGCTTTCCCCTATGAGACACTGGTGACAGGAAAACGTGACAACAAAGCTGCGTACTTCATCACTCCAGATAATTGGAACATACGTCAAGACTACTGCGATCAAGATCGTGCAGCAAAGGACGATCGCACAGAAAAGCGAAATCTTGTGGCTATTGTGACTGGCTCTGTGACTCGGTCGTCCACGGGACTTCAGACTGGTCGAACTGACGTATTTGTGGGCAATGGAAACCTTCTCAATGAAATCTTTAAACAG CAACACAACATACGGAACATAGTCACCGTGAAGGTGATTCCACTGAACGCTGACGTCGCAGTTGACCCTAATACAAAAGTACGTGTTCGTATGCGTCCAATTGGTGAAGGAAAAGACAGCTGGGAACACTGCATTAATCAAGATGGAAATGTGGCACTACCTGAGGTCCAG TTCCTGTGTATTTCTCAACTACTTTGCGGGCGTTCATCTTTCCCTGCGTCTGCAACCTGGTTCTTGGAAACACCCAAAAAGTGCCCTCCTTCGTCAACTCTGGAGGCTGTGGTGGAAATTGAGCTGGTCACGCCCGACGCCATAAAACGGAGAGATGCAAGTTCCAGCGCGGTAAACCTGGTACTGTCTGTGGAG ATCCAGGAAAAAGAGGTTCCGAACATTTATTCTGATCCAGAGTTGTCGAGTCTGTGGCTGAA CACAGACATTGACAGAGATGACAGAGCACTGGAGGAAAAATCCCAGACTGAAGCGATGGAAAAGTAA
- the LOC138957046 gene encoding uncharacterized protein isoform X2 has product MATSFTDQDDFYKMDDFYKMDDFYKMDDFYKMDDFYKMDDFYKMDDFYKMDDFFKMDDSSRGICLIINNVDFEFSDSLDTGPTGRGLQTQERRIAVRMAAFPYETLVTGKRDNKAAYFITPDNWNIRQDYCDQDRAAKDDRTEKRNLVAIVTGSVTRSSTGLQTGRTDVFVGNGNLLNEIFKQQHNIRNIVTVKVIPLNADVAVDPNTKVRVRMRPIGEGKDSWEHCINQDGNVALPEVQFLCISQLLCGRSSFPASATWFLETPKKCPPSSTLEAVVEIELVTPDAIKRRDASSSAVNLVLSVEIQEKEVPNIYSDPELSSLWLKH; this is encoded by the exons ATGGCAACATCTTTCACAGATCAAGATGACTTCTACAAAATGGATGACTTCTACAAAATGGATGACTTCTACAAAATGGATGACTTCTACAAAATGGATGACTTCTACAAAATGGATGACTTCTACAAAATGGATGACTTCTACAAAATGGATGACTTCTTCAAAATGGATGACAGTTCCAGAG GAATCTGTTTGATAATCAATAACGTTGATTTCGAGTTTTCTGACAGTCTGGACACAGGGCCTACCGGCAGAG GTCTGCAAACGCAAGAAAGAAGAATAGCTGTCAGAATGG CGGCTTTCCCCTATGAGACACTGGTGACAGGAAAACGTGACAACAAAGCTGCGTACTTCATCACTCCAGATAATTGGAACATACGTCAAGACTACTGCGATCAAGATCGTGCAGCAAAGGACGATCGCACAGAAAAGCGAAATCTTGTGGCTATTGTGACTGGCTCTGTGACTCGGTCGTCCACGGGACTTCAGACTGGTCGAACTGACGTATTTGTGGGCAATGGAAACCTTCTCAATGAAATCTTTAAACAG CAACACAACATACGGAACATAGTCACCGTGAAGGTGATTCCACTGAACGCTGACGTCGCAGTTGACCCTAATACAAAAGTACGTGTTCGTATGCGTCCAATTGGTGAAGGAAAAGACAGCTGGGAACACTGCATTAATCAAGATGGAAATGTGGCACTACCTGAGGTCCAG TTCCTGTGTATTTCTCAACTACTTTGCGGGCGTTCATCTTTCCCTGCGTCTGCAACCTGGTTCTTGGAAACACCCAAAAAGTGCCCTCCTTCGTCAACTCTGGAGGCTGTGGTGGAAATTGAGCTGGTCACGCCCGACGCCATAAAACGGAGAGATGCAAGTTCCAGCGCGGTAAACCTGGTACTGTCTGTGGAG ATCCAGGAAAAAGAGGTTCCGAACATTTATTCTGATCCAGAGTTGTCGAGTCTGTGGCTGAA ACATTGA